GATCGGCACCTCGGGGAAGGCCTCGTGCACCCGGAAAACACACCCCACGGCGAGGGGGCGGATCGCCGGGCCGGACAGCCCGCCCATCCCCCCGGCCACCGCCGGGCGCAGGGTGCGGGTGTCCACGCTCATCCCCCGCAGGGTGTTGATCATGGTCAGCCCGTCGGCGCGGGCGCCGACACAGGCACCGGCCAGCTCCACCACGTCGGGCACGTCCGCGGCGAGCTTGGCCAGGACCGGCACGTCCGAGCGCGCGTGCGAGCGCACCGTCTGCACCACCGTCGCGGCCTGGGCCGCGTCGTCGGCGAAGTGGCGCCCCGCGGGGTCGGCCGGGTTCGGGCAAGAGAGGTTGACCTCGATGGCGCCGACCCCCTCCGCCTCCGAGACCCGTCGGGCGAGTTCACCGAACTCGCCCACGCTGGAGCCCGCGATGGACACGATCGCCCGGCCGCCGCGGGAGAGCAGCCAGGGCAGGTCGCGTTGGAGGAACACGTCAACCCCCGGCCCCTGCATGCCCGTGGTGCTGAGCATCCCGCTGGGGGTCTCGGCCATGCGCGGTGCGGGCCGTCCCGCGCGCGGCTCCAGCATCAACGACTTGGTGGTGACGGCGCCGATCTCCCCGATGTCGAAGAACTGCGCCAGTTCGCGCCCGGACCCCGCGCACCCGGCGGCGGTGACCACCGGGTTCGGGAGTCGCAGGGAGCCCAGCCTGGTCCTGAGGTCTGCGTTCACGTGCCTTCGCTCGCTCGTGGCCTGCCAGAGGCACTGCCGTGGTTGTCGGGGCTCTGTCGGTGTCGGGCGGTGGGTGTCAGGCGATGTCGCGGGCCGACTCCGCGGCGAGGGAGGCCCCGGTCCCCTTCCAGCCGGGTGCGCCCAGGGCGTCGAAGGGAATGGTGCCAACGTCGTCGAAGCGCACCTGCTCGCCCCGGAAGACCGGGCCGTCCACGCAGGAGCGCACCATCCGGGTGATGCCGTCCTCTCCCACCACCGGGATCACGCAGGTCATGCAGATCCCGATCCCGCACGCCATGGTCTCCTCGACGGCGACCTGAACGGGGATGCCGTGACCGCCCGCCACCTGGGTGACGGCGCGCAGCATCGGCATGGGACCGCAGGCGTAGACGGCGTCGGAGCGGGCCTCCTCGATCACCTTGCCCAGGACGTCGGTGACCCGTCCGCGCGTGCCGAAGGAGCCGTCGTCGGTGGTGAAGGCGGCGGTCTCGGCGATGCGGCGGGCCGTGATGGCGCTGAACACGCGGTCGGCGGAGGCGGCGCCCAGCACGAAGTCCACCCGGCAGCCCCGCCGGCGCAGCGACTGGGCGAGCGGGAACAGGGGCGCGCTGCCCGAGCCCCCGCCCACGAGCACGCAGTTGACCGGGTCCCGGGGCAGGGGGAAGGGGCGACCGAGGGGGCCGACCACGTCGAGCAGGTCGCGTGATCTTCGCTCGGCCAGCCAGGCGGTCCCGCTGCCGCGCACCGCGAACAGGAACTCGACGGTGCCGCCGTAATCCGGTTTGACGTCGTGGATGGCGAAGGGGCGGCGCAGCAGCGTGCTGGAGTGGTCTCCGCCGACCGCCACCGACACGAACTGGCCGGAACGGAAGCGTTCGGCGATGCCCGGTGCGACGACGGTGATGGCGTAGTAGGCGTCCACCCTGCGCACGTTCAGCACGGGGCACCTGGTCTGCACCGGTCCGTTGTCGCTCATGTGTGGTGGTGGCCTCTCTGGAACTCAGGTGTACGGTCCGCGTGTCGCGGGGGATCGGCTCCCCGCGACACGCGGACTGGTTACAGCCTAGGAGCTCCGGCGGCTCTCCGTGATCGCCTGGGCGTGCTCCTGGAGGGAGCGCACCCCGATGTCGCCGCGCACGCGCGCCTCGATCGCCTGGACGGCGGCGGCAAGACCCTGCACGGTGGTGACGCTGGGCACCCCGCGCGCGATGGCCGCGGTGCGGATCTCGTACCCGTCCAGACGCGGACCGGACTGGCCCGCGCTGCCGAACGGGGTGTTGACGATCAGGTCGACCTCACCGTCGTGGATGAGCTGCACGATGGTGGGCTCGCCGCCCGGGCCGGTGCCCGTGCTGTGCTTGCGCACCACGGTGGCGCGGACTCCGTTGCGGCGCAGGACCACGGCGGTGCCCTCGGTGGCCAGGATCTCGAAGCCGAGGTCGGCCAGGCGCTTGACCGGGAAGATCATCGAACGCTTGTCGCGGTTGGCGACCGAGACGAACACCTTGCCCTGGGTGGGCACGTTGCCGTTGACCGCCAGCTGGGACTTGGCGTAGGCGGAACCGAAGTCGGTGTCCAGGCCCATGACCTCACCGGTGGAGCGCATCTCGGGGCCGAGGATGGTGTCGACGCCCTCGCCCTCCTTGTTGATGAACCGGTTGAAGGGCAGCACGGCCTCCTTCACCGACACCGGGGCGTCGGCGGGCAGGTTGCCGCCGTCGCCCTTGGGGGGCAGCATGCCCTCGGCGCGCAGCTCGGCGATGCTGGTCCCGGCCATGACGCGGGCAGCGGCCTTGGCCAGCGGCACCGCGGTGGCCTTGGAGACGAACGGGACCGTGCGGGAGGCGCGCGGGTTGGCCTCGAGGACGTTGAGGACGCCGGAGGCGAGTGCGTACTGGACGTTGAGCAGGCCCCGTACCCCGGTACCGCGCGCGATGGCCTCGGTGGAGTAGCGGATGCGCTCGATGTCCTCGCTGCCCAGGGTGATCGAGGGCAGGGTGCACGCCGAGTCGCCGGAGTGGATGCCGGCCTCCTCGATGTGCTCCATGACGCCGCCCAGGTACAGGTCCTTGCCGTCGTAGAGGGCGTCGACGTCGATCTCGATGGCGTCGTCGAGGAACCGGTCGATCAGGACCGGGTGCTCGGGGCTGACCTCGGCGTTGCGCTCGATGTAGTCGGCGAGCATCTTCTCGCTGTAGACGATCTCCATGCCGCGGCCGCCCAGCACGTAGGAGGGGCGGACCATGACCGGGTAGCCGATCTCGTCCGCGGCGACCTTGGCCTCGGCGAAGGAGTAGGCCATGCCGTACTTGGGCGCGGGCAGCCCGGCGGCGGCCAGGACCTTGCCGAACTCGCCGCGGTCCTCGGCCAGGTCGATGGCCTCGGGGCTGGTGCCGATGATGGGCACCCCGGCGTCCTTGAGGCGGCGGGCCAGACCGAGCGGGGTCTGGCCGCCCAGCTGGACGATGACGCCGACGACCGGTCCGGCGGCCTGCTCGGCGCGCACGACCTCCAGGACGTCCTCCAGGGTGAGCGGCTCGAAGTAGAGCCGGTCACTGGTGTCGTAGTCGGTGGAGACGGTCTCGGGGTTGCAGTTGACCATGACGGTCTCGAACCCGGCGTCGGAGAGCGCGAAGGAGGCGTGGACGCAGGAGTAGTCGAACTCCACGCCCTGGCCGATGCGGTTGGGCCCCGAGCCCAGGATGATGATCTTGGGCTTGTCCCCGGTGGGGACCTCGGTCTCCTCGTCGTAGCTGGAATACAGGTACGGCGTCTCGGCTTTGAACTCGGCGGCGCAGGTGTCCACGGTCAGGTAGACGGGGTGAATGCCCAGGGCGTGCCGGAGCTCGCGGACGACGTCCTCGGTCTTACCGGTGATCTCTCCGATCTGGACGTCGGAGAAGCCCAGGCCCTTGGCGTCGCGGAGCAGGCCGGCGTCGAGCTTGGGAGCGGTGGCCAGGACGCGGGCCATCTCCTCCAGACGCAGCATCTGGTCCAGGAACCAGGGGTCGATCTTGGTGGACTCGTGCAGTTCCTCGACCGTGGCACCGGCGCGGAAGGCCTGCTGGACCTGGCGCAGGCGGTGCTCGGTGGGCTGGGCGGCCTGGCGCAGGAGCTCGTCCTTGTCGCCGGGACGTCCGGCCCAGGTGAGGCCGACGCCCGCCTTCTCCAGTGAGCGCATGGCCTTCTGCAACGCCTCGGGGAAGGACCGGCCGATGGCCATGGCCTCGCCCACCGACTTCATGGTGGTGGTGAGGGTGGGGTCGGCTCCGGGGAACTTCTCGAAGGCGAAGCGGGGCACCTTGACCACGACGTAGTCGAGCGAGGGCTCGAAGCTGGCCGGGGTCTCCTTGGTGATGTCGTTGGGGATCTCGTCCAGCGTGTAGCCGACGGCGAGCTTGGCGGCGATCTTGGCGATCGGGAAGCCGGTGGCCTTGGAGGCCAGCGCCGAGGAACGGGACACGCGGGGGTTCATCTCGATGACGATGATCCGGCCGGTGGTGGGGTGGACGGCGAACTGGATGTTGCAGCCGCCGGTGTCCACGCCGACCTCGCGGATGACCGCGATGCCGATATCGCGCAGCTTCTGGTACTCGCGGTCGGTGAGGGTCATGGCCGGGGCCACGGTGATGGAGTCACCGGTGTGCACCCCCATGGGGTCGAGGTTCTCGATGGAGCACACGATCACCACGTTGTCGTTGGTGTCGCGCATCAGCTCCAGCTCGTACTCCTTCCAGCCGAGGATGGACTCCTCCAGGAGTACCTCGGTGGTCGGGGAGAGCGCGAGGCCCTGGCTGGCCATCCGGCGCAGCTCGGCCTCGTTGTGAGCGAAGCCCGACCCGGCGCCGCCCATGGTGAAGGAGGGGCGCACCACGACCGGGTAGCTGAGCTCCTCGGCCGCGTCCAGGCACTCCTGGAGGGTGTGGCAGATGCGCGAGCGGGCGGACTCGCCGCCGATGCGCTCGACGATGCCCTTGAAGACCTCGCGGTCCTCACCGGACTGGATCGCCGCGATGTTGGCGCCGATGAGCTCGACGTCGTACTTGGCCAGGATCCCGGCCTCGTCCAGGTCGACGGCGGCGTTGAGCGCGGTCTGTCCGCCCAGGGTGGGCAGGAGCGCGTCGGGGCGCTCCTTGGCGATGATCTTCTCGATCATCTCCGGGGTGATCGGCTCGACGTAGGTGGCGTCGGCGATCTCCGGGTCGGTCATGATCGTGGCCGGGTTGGAGTTGACCAGGATGACCCGCAGGCCCTCGGCCCGCAGGACACGGCAGGCCTGGGTGCCCGAGTAGTCGAACTCGGCCGCCTGCCCGATCACGATCGGGCCGGAGCCGATGACGAGGACGGATGAAAGGTCACTACGGCGCGGCATGCTCTGTTCCTCTTACTACTTGGCAGCCGGTGCGGGCTGGGCGGACATCAGGTCGACGAACTCGTCGAAGAGCCCGGCGGCGTCGTGGGGACCCGCGGCGGCCTCCGGGTGGAACTGGACGCTGAACACGGGGCGGTCCAGCAGCCGCAGGCCCTCGACGACCTGGTCGTTGAGGCCGATGTGGCTGACCTCGGCCCGGCCGTAGGGGGTGTCGAAGGGGGTGTCGAGCGGGGCGTCCACGGCGAAACCGTGGTTCTGGCTGGTGATCGCCACCTTCTTGGTGCGGGTGTCGATGACCGGCTGGTTGACGCCGCGGTGGCCGAAGGGCAGCTTGTAGGTGCCCAGGCCCAGGGAGCGGCCCAGGATCTGGTTGCCGAAGCAGATGCCGAAGAGCGGCTTGCCCGAGTCCAGGACGCCGCGCATGGCGTTGACCGAGTGGTCTGCGGTGGCGGGGTCGCCGGGGCCGTTGCTGAAGAAAACGCCGTCCGGGTCCAGGGCGAGGATGTCCTCTGCGGTGGCGGAGGAGGGAAGCACGGTGACCTTGCAGCCGCGCTCGGCCAGGCGCTGGGGCGTCATGGCCTTGATGCCGAGGTCGACGGCGGCGACGTGGAAGCGCGCCTGGACGCCCTCGGGCGGCAGGATCTCGTAGGCGGTGTCGGTGCTGACCTCGGCGGCCAGGTCGGAACCGGCCATGCGGGGCTGCTCCAGGATGCGGGCGAGCAGCGCCTTGGGGTCGGTCTCGACGCTGCTGATCGCCGAGCGCATGGCGCCCCGGTCGCGCAGGTGGCGGGTGAGGGCGCGGGTGCCGTTCAGGGCGATGCCGACCACGTTCTGGCGGCGCAGCTCCTCGTCGAGGGTGCGCTGGGCGCGCCAGTTGGAGGGGATGCGGGCGGGCTCGCGGACGACGTAGCCCGCGACCCAGATCCGGCCGGACTCGGGGTCGTCGTCGTTGACCCCGGTGTTGCCGATGTGCGGGGCGGTCATCGCGACGATCTGCCGGTGGTACGAGGGGTCGGTGAGGGTCTCCTGGTAGCCGGTCATCCCGGTGTTGAAGACGGCCTCGCCGAAGGTCTCACCGGTGGCGCCGAAGGAGCGGCCGTGGAACACACGTCCGTCCTCAAGCACCAGGATCGCCGGGCCGCCGATCTCCTCGGACACGTTTTCCCCCTCTGTCGCGCCAGGACCGGCCTGGGCGTTCACTGCGTTGTCTGTTCTCAATTGATCTTCCCCTCCAGGACGGTGGGCGCGCCACGCAGGAAGGTGGCGCGCACCTGGCCCGGCAGGGTCAGGCCCCGGAACGGGGTGTTGCTGCTCTTGGTGGCCATGGCCTCGCCGTCGACGCCGACCGGCGCCTCGGGGTCGTACAGGACGACGTTGGCGGGCTCACCGACGGCCAGCTCACGGCCGTGTCCGCCGACCCGGCCGATGCGGGCGGGGGCGGTGGACATGCGGTCGGCGACCTGTGCCCAGGTAAGCAGACCGGTGTCGACCATGGTCTGCTGCACGACCGCCAACGCGGTCTCCAGTCCGACCATTCCCATGGCGGCCGTGGACCACTCGGTCTCCTTGGCCTCCTTGGGGTGGGGGGCGTGGTCGGTGGCGACGATGTCGATCGTGCCGTCGGCCAGGCCCTCACGCAGCGCCTGGACGTCCTCGGCGGTGCGCAGGGGCGGGTTGACCTTGTAGATCGGGTCGTAGCTCTCCACCAGTTCGTCGGTGAGGAGCAGGTGGTGCGGGGTGACCTCGGCGGTGACGTCGCAGCCGCGCTCCTTGGCCCAGCGGATGATGTCCACCGACCCCTTGGTGGAGACGTGGCACACGTGCAGGCGCGAGCCGACGTGCTGGGCGAGCAGGCAGTCGCGGGCGATGATCGCTTCCTCGGCGACCGCGGGCCAGCCGGGCAGGCCGAGGCGGTCGGAGACGCAACCCTCGTTCATCTGGGCGCCCTCGGTCAGGCGGGGCTCCTGGGCGTGCTGGGCGATGACGCCGTCGAAGGCCTTGACGTACTCCAGGGCGCGGCGCATGAGCAGGGCGTCCCAGACGCAGATGCCGTCGTCGGAGAAGACCCGGACCCGGGCTGCGGAGTCGGCCATGGCGCCGATCTCGGCGAGCTGCTGCCCGGCCAGGCCGACGGTGACGGCGCCGACGGGGCGCACGTCGCAGTAGCCGGCCTCGCGGCCCAGCCGCCAGACCTGCTCGACCACGCCGGCGGTGTCGGCGACGGGCTCGGTGTTGGCCATGGCGTGCACGGAGGTGTAGCCGCCCATGGCGGCGGAGCGGGAGCCCGAGGCGACCGTCTCGGCGTCCTCGCGGCCGGGCTCGCGCAGGTGGGTGTGCAGGTCCACGAGTCCGGGCAGGGCGATCAGGCCGGTGGCGTCCACGACCTGCGCGCCCTCGGGGGCCTCCAGGTCGGGGCCGATCGCGGCGATCCTGCCATCGGCGAAGAGCAGGTCGACGGGGTCGCCGCCGAGCGGTCGGGCGCCGCGGATCAGATGCGGTCCGGTGGATTCGGGCATGGGTGTGTCGGCTTTCTCGAGTTCGTGGAGTTCGGTGCTGCGGGCTCGTTGGGGCGCGCAGGGGCGCTGGCCCTCTTAGGAACCGCCGAGCAGCAGGTAGAGCACGGCCATGCGCAGGCTGACGCCGTTGGCGACCTGCTCGGTGACGGTGCAGCGCGGGGAGTCGGCGACCTCGGCGGAGATCTCCATGCCGCGGACCATCGGGCCGGGGTGCATGACGATGGCCTCGGCGGGCATCCGGCCCAGGCGCTCGCCGTCGAGCCCGTAGTTGCGGCTGTACTCGCGCACGGAGGGGAAGAAGGAGTCGCGCATCCGCTCGGCCTGCACCCGCAGCATCATGACGACGTCGGATTTGGGCAGGACCTCGTCGAGGTCGTAGGAGACCTCGCAGGGCCAGGTGTTCACCGAGACCGGCAGCAGGGTGGGCGGCGCGACCAGGGTGACGTGCGCGCCCAGGGTGGTGAGCAGCAGCACGTTGGAGCGGGCGACCCGGCTGTGCAGGATGTCGCCGACCACGGCCACCCGCAGCCCTTCCAGGCGGCCGAGGCGGTCGCGCATAGTGTAGGCGTCCAGCAGGGCCTGGGTGGGGTGTTCGTGGGTGCCGTCCCCGGCGTTGAGGACGGACCCGTCCACCCAGTTGGCCAGGCGGTGGGCGGCCCCGGAGGCGCTGTGCCGAATGACGACGGCGTCGGCGCCCATGGCCTGGAGGGTGAGCGCGGTGTCCTTGAGGCTCTCCCCCTTGGAGACGCTGGAGCCCTTGGCCGAGAAGTTGATGACGTCGGCGGACAGGCGCTTGGCGGCCAACTCGAAGGAGGTGCGGGTGCGGGTGGAGTCCTCGTAGAAGAGGTTGACCACGGTGCGTCCGCGCAGGGTGGGGAGCTTCTTGACGGAGCGGTCCCCGACCTGGGCCAACTCGGCGGCGGTGTCCAGGATGAGCGTGGCCTCGTCGCGGCTGAGGTCACCGGTGGAGAGCAGGTGGCGCATCAGGCGTCCCCTTCCTTGCTGCCGGCGTTGTCGGCGCTGTCGGCCGTGGTACCGGTACCGGGGCTTGAAGCAGAACTGGACCCCGGGTCCCGGTAAGAGGGCGGCACCGCACGCGAAGCGTGTCCTTTGAGGGCGGTGGCGGGTGACGGGAGGGCGGGCGACGGGCGGGCTTTCGCCGGGCCGAGAAGGACGGCGTCCTGGCCGTCGGTCTCGGACAGCAGGACGGTGACGCCCTCGCGCAGGGAGGTGGGCAGGTTCTTGCCCACGTAGTCGGCTCGGATGGGGAGTTCGCGGTGGCCGCGGTCGACGAGGACGGCGAGCTGGACTGCTCGGGGGCGGCCGAGGTCGCCGAGGGCGTCGAGGGCGGCGCGGACGGTGCGGCCGGAGAAGAGGACGTCGTCGACCAGGACCACGGTGCGGTCGTCGAGGCCGCCGGCGGGGATCTCGGTCTTGCCGAGGGCCCGGGCCGGGGCCAGGTGCAGGTCGTCGCGGTACATCGTGATGTCGAGCGAGCCGAAGGGGACGCTGAGGTCCTCGACCTGTTCGATGCGGCGGGCCAGGCGCTCGGCCAGGGGGACGCCGCGCGAGGGGATGCCCA
This DNA window, taken from Nocardiopsis exhalans, encodes the following:
- a CDS encoding dihydroorotate dehydrogenase electron transfer subunit is translated as MSDNGPVQTRCPVLNVRRVDAYYAITVVAPGIAERFRSGQFVSVAVGGDHSSTLLRRPFAIHDVKPDYGGTVEFLFAVRGSGTAWLAERRSRDLLDVVGPLGRPFPLPRDPVNCVLVGGGSGSAPLFPLAQSLRRRGCRVDFVLGAASADRVFSAITARRIAETAAFTTDDGSFGTRGRVTDVLGKVIEEARSDAVYACGPMPMLRAVTQVAGGHGIPVQVAVEETMACGIGICMTCVIPVVGEDGITRMVRSCVDGPVFRGEQVRFDDVGTIPFDALGAPGWKGTGASLAAESARDIA
- a CDS encoding dihydroorotase; translation: MPESTGPHLIRGARPLGGDPVDLLFADGRIAAIGPDLEAPEGAQVVDATGLIALPGLVDLHTHLREPGREDAETVASGSRSAAMGGYTSVHAMANTEPVADTAGVVEQVWRLGREAGYCDVRPVGAVTVGLAGQQLAEIGAMADSAARVRVFSDDGICVWDALLMRRALEYVKAFDGVIAQHAQEPRLTEGAQMNEGCVSDRLGLPGWPAVAEEAIIARDCLLAQHVGSRLHVCHVSTKGSVDIIRWAKERGCDVTAEVTPHHLLLTDELVESYDPIYKVNPPLRTAEDVQALREGLADGTIDIVATDHAPHPKEAKETEWSTAAMGMVGLETALAVVQQTMVDTGLLTWAQVADRMSTAPARIGRVGGHGRELAVGEPANVVLYDPEAPVGVDGEAMATKSSNTPFRGLTLPGQVRATFLRGAPTVLEGKIN
- a CDS encoding dihydroorotate dehydrogenase, with amino-acid sequence MNADLRTRLGSLRLPNPVVTAAGCAGSGRELAQFFDIGEIGAVTTKSLMLEPRAGRPAPRMAETPSGMLSTTGMQGPGVDVFLQRDLPWLLSRGGRAIVSIAGSSVGEFGELARRVSEAEGVGAIEVNLSCPNPADPAGRHFADDAAQAATVVQTVRSHARSDVPVLAKLAADVPDVVELAGACVGARADGLTMINTLRGMSVDTRTLRPAVAGGMGGLSGPAIRPLAVGCVFRVHEAFPEVPIIGVGGVRTGTDVLEFMAAGASAVAVGTVNFSDPSACTRVLREFTEALDARGVSRVSDIVGAAHRAGAGV
- a CDS encoding aspartate carbamoyltransferase catalytic subunit; amino-acid sequence: MRHLLSTGDLSRDEATLILDTAAELAQVGDRSVKKLPTLRGRTVVNLFYEDSTRTRTSFELAAKRLSADVINFSAKGSSVSKGESLKDTALTLQAMGADAVVIRHSASGAAHRLANWVDGSVLNAGDGTHEHPTQALLDAYTMRDRLGRLEGLRVAVVGDILHSRVARSNVLLLTTLGAHVTLVAPPTLLPVSVNTWPCEVSYDLDEVLPKSDVVMMLRVQAERMRDSFFPSVREYSRNYGLDGERLGRMPAEAIVMHPGPMVRGMEISAEVADSPRCTVTEQVANGVSLRMAVLYLLLGGS
- the carB gene encoding carbamoyl-phosphate synthase large subunit, with amino-acid sequence MPRRSDLSSVLVIGSGPIVIGQAAEFDYSGTQACRVLRAEGLRVILVNSNPATIMTDPEIADATYVEPITPEMIEKIIAKERPDALLPTLGGQTALNAAVDLDEAGILAKYDVELIGANIAAIQSGEDREVFKGIVERIGGESARSRICHTLQECLDAAEELSYPVVVRPSFTMGGAGSGFAHNEAELRRMASQGLALSPTTEVLLEESILGWKEYELELMRDTNDNVVIVCSIENLDPMGVHTGDSITVAPAMTLTDREYQKLRDIGIAVIREVGVDTGGCNIQFAVHPTTGRIIVIEMNPRVSRSSALASKATGFPIAKIAAKLAVGYTLDEIPNDITKETPASFEPSLDYVVVKVPRFAFEKFPGADPTLTTTMKSVGEAMAIGRSFPEALQKAMRSLEKAGVGLTWAGRPGDKDELLRQAAQPTEHRLRQVQQAFRAGATVEELHESTKIDPWFLDQMLRLEEMARVLATAPKLDAGLLRDAKGLGFSDVQIGEITGKTEDVVRELRHALGIHPVYLTVDTCAAEFKAETPYLYSSYDEETEVPTGDKPKIIILGSGPNRIGQGVEFDYSCVHASFALSDAGFETVMVNCNPETVSTDYDTSDRLYFEPLTLEDVLEVVRAEQAAGPVVGVIVQLGGQTPLGLARRLKDAGVPIIGTSPEAIDLAEDRGEFGKVLAAAGLPAPKYGMAYSFAEAKVAADEIGYPVMVRPSYVLGGRGMEIVYSEKMLADYIERNAEVSPEHPVLIDRFLDDAIEIDVDALYDGKDLYLGGVMEHIEEAGIHSGDSACTLPSITLGSEDIERIRYSTEAIARGTGVRGLLNVQYALASGVLNVLEANPRASRTVPFVSKATAVPLAKAAARVMAGTSIAELRAEGMLPPKGDGGNLPADAPVSVKEAVLPFNRFINKEGEGVDTILGPEMRSTGEVMGLDTDFGSAYAKSQLAVNGNVPTQGKVFVSVANRDKRSMIFPVKRLADLGFEILATEGTAVVLRRNGVRATVVRKHSTGTGPGGEPTIVQLIHDGEVDLIVNTPFGSAGQSGPRLDGYEIRTAAIARGVPSVTTVQGLAAAVQAIEARVRGDIGVRSLQEHAQAITESRRSS
- the carA gene encoding glutamine-hydrolyzing carbamoyl-phosphate synthase small subunit, whose amino-acid sequence is MSEEIGGPAILVLEDGRVFHGRSFGATGETFGEAVFNTGMTGYQETLTDPSYHRQIVAMTAPHIGNTGVNDDDPESGRIWVAGYVVREPARIPSNWRAQRTLDEELRRQNVVGIALNGTRALTRHLRDRGAMRSAISSVETDPKALLARILEQPRMAGSDLAAEVSTDTAYEILPPEGVQARFHVAAVDLGIKAMTPQRLAERGCKVTVLPSSATAEDILALDPDGVFFSNGPGDPATADHSVNAMRGVLDSGKPLFGICFGNQILGRSLGLGTYKLPFGHRGVNQPVIDTRTKKVAITSQNHGFAVDAPLDTPFDTPYGRAEVSHIGLNDQVVEGLRLLDRPVFSVQFHPEAAAGPHDAAGLFDEFVDLMSAQPAPAAK
- the pyrR gene encoding bifunctional pyr operon transcriptional regulator/uracil phosphoribosyltransferase PyrR; its protein translation is MRARKPTKGDTGSGVPAPASEVPETPDVPEGTRAVLDGNEINRALTRIAHEVLERTKGGEHVTLLGIPSRGVPLAERLARRIEQVEDLSVPFGSLDITMYRDDLHLAPARALGKTEIPAGGLDDRTVVLVDDVLFSGRTVRAALDALGDLGRPRAVQLAVLVDRGHRELPIRADYVGKNLPTSLREGVTVLLSETDGQDAVLLGPAKARPSPALPSPATALKGHASRAVPPSYRDPGSSSASSPGTGTTADSADNAGSKEGDA